The following are encoded together in the Bacteroidota bacterium genome:
- a CDS encoding VCBS repeat-containing protein → MNKIVTRLCIVFFVLVSHAGYAQTPSSNIQFASLGTTSYNINWTSGTGVGRIAVLRASSSSIAFPVDNTVYTNSSTFGSGSNLGNANYVIYKGTGSSITVSGLTPFTNYTVTIFEYSGSAAVPNYNTLSYASASRYTLETSPTTSPSALTASSISSSSAALSWTNGNGSYTLTTLQAGSTNSNLPVDGTVYGSSSTYGNGATVGSSAPYSYVVFNAASSSLTVSGLSPSTDYTAAAFAFSGLLGAQNYRTISYPTESFTTLANQPTANASNLRFKDIEDDAMTISWLNTPTSSGGGTSHLVLMSTSSTVDLPVDGTLYTASSNFGSGSLIGQSYVVYAGSGNAFRVQNLSMETQYYIRVFEYNGSTGTFNPTANYLTSTYLSGQQYSNTTHPGNTLSNMTFTANTGNAVTVNWTGSPGQAKIVTARAGRRPTAIAFDGVNDHVLVPYNSVLQPSSEVTLECWVNRSNWATGTTNSEYFAGNAETGGYCILQLGTTIYAYTYRNNAWGFTAYNVAHLSPGWHHFAVTYDGRYIRGYVDGAIYGENDAGANYPIGYTNSNAFVIGADAGTASTVSNGYTTAQIDEVRVWDNGQSEFLLNYFMNTSLLGNEANLIGYWKLDDGSAATSTALNSDATGGSALNGTLTNMVTTAATNYTASGGWVYSASPVNAPVDFATYGANSNITNTPAQSVALQTLSVLNAASGTQTVTVSGLTPGTWYNFNVYDYDFAVVNSNNLYNYIPQYVLSGEVQTGSLTPTVSSIAPTSGPIGTTVTINGTNFSTTLTNNVVYFGAVRATVLTASSTQLTVTVPFGTQFVPVTVSVNGLTAAAPREFNVTSVCAATINTSSFGISSINASSAAYEHRQLDVNNDGRPDVVYNLFSSDVVAVSRGNSINGTNPPTFNTALNYTTSENPYGMEIADVDMDGRPDVISSNSSGGKISIHRVASNGSLFIPPIEIPIPFSNPSVVRAGDLDGDGKTDLVIGYFSGSNITVLRNTGSFGMVSFDPAVNINVGAINPSSIYVRDLDGNGKADIAIGSYNSANFYTLRNTSVSVGSITFAAIQTFSASTGTVQNMAHGDFNIDGRPDMVLAMSDNRVRIFNNTSTSGTISFTLATTLTSLSSFSYSPICNDLDGDGRTDLVLGYVNTPEISIWEATGSFGFGTRVDFTPPNGTASLNVSVGDFNADGRPDIAASAVGNFINILTNTMNALDPEPSTAASNVSVSGITQTSMTVNFTAGTGANRLVLARQGSAVTSFPVDGNGYTANATFGSGSDLGGGTFVVYNGNSNSVTITGLQSNTLYYFSVVEYNGSSCTSNYMSTPITANNQTLNTPPTLSSISNPAAICRNSGLQTVNLSGIGTGSVSETQTLSITATSNNTALIPNPTVTYTSPNATGSLSYTPVTNATGTATITVTVNDGASNNNTFQRTFVVTVNQPPSTANAGVTQYICANVANLSANTPGTGTGTWSIFSTTNPAITVGNIGNVNSPTTTLSGLNTNDNVVLAWTISNAPCAASIDTVTIRRIACTLQANFTWSPTTLCALNASTTNQISFTNTSVTANPSPTWTYNWTFAGPTTPSPASSTQANPSNITFTGPGSFTVTLTANDGSGNSVSTQTITINPYPATPGSITGPTSVCQGQTNVPFSVVPVANATTYNWSLPSGATIVSGTGTSSILVNFSNSATSNFITVNGVNSCGNGVSSAPLSVTVLPLPAATTVVSGPTSVCQGQNNVVFATSAVANATGYTWTLPVGATIVSGNNTNSITVNFSTAAQSGPVNVVATNSCGSGTSSVNFNLTVNPVPGAAGVITSNTAASVCQGATGVTYTVPAIASATSYNWTLPSGATIVSGNGTNSITVDYNNLAASGNVTVAGVNSCGTGASSSFAVTTNPLPGNAGAILGTDTVCQGQFSVSYFVSSIPNASSYVWTLPPGASIVSGQGTNSITVDFSASAQSGQVTVAAQNGCGLGVASAPLGVVVNPLPATPSNIVGSSTVCQGQSSVVYSILPLANATGYVWTLPPGATIVSGNNTNAITVDFSETAVSGPVLVYGTNACGNGQSSDTLVLTVNPLPDAAGNISGTALVNICPTATGISYSVPAIANATSYVWTLPAGATIASGNNTSAITVDFAANAQPGAIMVYGQNACGNGDTAILSISFAQVTPSDICLVTVDSNSQYNRVVWEKPVATDIDSFYIFRELTANNYVQVGAVDYDSLSVFIDSVYTPLANPNVTYHRYKIASVDSCGNQSTQSVHHRTLFLQSNVGIGGVVNLSWSQYEGAVVSFYRILRDSTNAGQWEVIDSVSGNNTLYTDPTPPISASVTNIRYKLQTVWLVSCNPTRNIVTSESNLGDVPRALISVAEFELGGQVFAYPNPSDGNVTVTCPYSETGYRIAVYDAPGRLVYTQDVESRNLSRGQNRIDLPLGGLASGTYFLVMQDAGGRSARLKLVIQQ, encoded by the coding sequence ATGAATAAAATAGTTACCCGTCTCTGCATTGTGTTTTTTGTGCTTGTATCACATGCGGGCTACGCACAAACACCTTCTTCAAATATTCAATTTGCATCGCTGGGCACTACCAGTTACAATATTAACTGGACATCCGGCACCGGTGTGGGCCGTATTGCGGTGTTGCGTGCCTCATCAAGCAGCATTGCTTTTCCGGTTGATAATACGGTGTACACAAACAGTTCTACGTTTGGTTCTGGTTCCAATCTGGGCAATGCGAACTATGTAATTTATAAAGGCACAGGTTCTTCCATTACGGTTTCGGGTCTTACGCCGTTTACCAACTACACTGTGACCATCTTTGAGTACAGCGGCTCGGCGGCGGTGCCAAACTACAATACACTATCATACGCCTCCGCTTCGCGCTACACGCTTGAAACATCGCCTACCACATCGCCGTCAGCACTTACGGCGTCAAGCATCAGTTCTTCTTCAGCGGCTTTAAGCTGGACAAACGGCAACGGTTCCTACACGCTTACCACGCTGCAGGCCGGCTCCACAAACAGCAACCTGCCGGTTGACGGCACTGTGTACGGATCGAGTTCAACTTATGGTAACGGAGCCACAGTGGGTTCCTCTGCTCCGTATTCCTACGTGGTTTTTAATGCGGCTTCGTCGTCGCTTACGGTAAGCGGCCTTTCTCCGTCAACCGATTACACGGCGGCGGCATTTGCATTCAGCGGTTTGCTGGGTGCGCAGAATTACCGCACCATTTCGTACCCCACCGAAAGTTTCACCACGCTTGCCAACCAGCCTACGGCCAATGCATCAAACCTGCGCTTCAAGGATATTGAAGATGATGCCATGACCATCAGCTGGCTGAATACGCCTACCTCATCGGGCGGCGGCACATCTCATCTTGTGCTCATGAGTACGTCTAGCACGGTTGACTTACCGGTTGACGGGACGCTTTACACGGCAAGTAGCAACTTTGGTTCGGGCTCGCTTATCGGGCAGAGTTATGTGGTGTATGCCGGATCGGGCAATGCTTTCCGTGTGCAGAACCTGAGCATGGAAACACAGTATTACATCCGCGTGTTTGAATACAACGGAAGCACCGGCACATTCAATCCCACGGCCAATTACCTTACCTCCACCTATCTCAGCGGCCAGCAGTATTCAAACACCACGCATCCGGGCAACACCTTGTCGAACATGACATTTACGGCCAACACAGGCAATGCGGTAACGGTAAACTGGACCGGCAGCCCCGGCCAGGCCAAAATTGTAACTGCCCGCGCAGGCCGTCGTCCTACGGCAATAGCCTTTGACGGAGTGAACGACCATGTGCTTGTGCCTTACAATTCAGTATTGCAGCCAAGTTCGGAAGTAACGCTTGAATGCTGGGTAAACCGCAGCAACTGGGCCACAGGCACAACCAATTCAGAATACTTTGCCGGCAATGCCGAAACCGGCGGCTACTGCATTCTGCAATTAGGCACTACGATATATGCATATACTTACCGCAACAATGCCTGGGGATTTACCGCATACAATGTAGCACACCTCTCGCCCGGCTGGCACCATTTTGCGGTAACCTACGACGGGCGCTACATACGCGGGTATGTGGACGGTGCAATTTATGGCGAGAATGATGCCGGCGCTAATTATCCGATTGGCTACACCAATTCAAACGCCTTTGTAATTGGTGCCGATGCCGGAACTGCCAGCACGGTAAGCAACGGTTACACCACGGCACAAATTGATGAGGTGCGGGTGTGGGACAACGGCCAGAGCGAGTTTTTGCTGAACTACTTCATGAATACATCGCTGCTGGGCAACGAAGCCAACCTCATCGGCTACTGGAAGCTGGACGATGGCAGTGCTGCCACATCCACTGCGCTCAACAGCGATGCTACCGGCGGAAGCGCACTTAACGGTACGCTTACCAACATGGTTACCACTGCCGCCACAAACTACACCGCAAGCGGAGGATGGGTCTATTCCGCATCGCCGGTAAATGCTCCGGTTGATTTTGCCACCTACGGCGCAAACAGCAACATTACAAACACACCGGCACAGTCTGTGGCGTTGCAAACACTCTCCGTACTCAATGCGGCATCGGGCACGCAAACCGTAACCGTGAGCGGACTAACACCGGGCACCTGGTACAATTTCAATGTGTATGATTACGACTTTGCAGTTGTAAATTCAAACAACCTTTATAACTACATCCCGCAATACGTACTTTCGGGCGAAGTGCAAACGGGCAGCTTAACGCCCACTGTTTCGTCCATAGCCCCCACATCGGGGCCAATTGGCACAACGGTAACAATTAACGGCACCAATTTCAGCACCACACTCACAAACAATGTAGTGTACTTTGGTGCGGTAAGAGCTACAGTACTTACAGCCAGCAGCACGCAGCTTACAGTAACAGTGCCTTTCGGTACACAGTTTGTGCCGGTTACGGTTTCTGTAAATGGCCTTACTGCCGCAGCGCCGCGCGAGTTTAATGTGACTTCGGTTTGCGCGGCTACCATCAACACTTCTTCATTTGGCATTTCATCCATCAACGCATCAAGCGCAGCTTACGAGCACCGGCAGCTTGATGTAAACAACGATGGCCGTCCGGATGTGGTGTATAATTTATTCAGCAGCGACGTGGTAGCTGTGAGCCGTGGCAATTCAATTAATGGTACCAATCCGCCCACGTTTAACACCGCGCTCAACTACACCACTTCCGAAAACCCATACGGAATGGAAATTGCCGATGTGGATATGGATGGAAGACCGGATGTGATTTCGTCGAACTCAAGCGGCGGTAAAATTTCTATTCATCGTGTGGCTTCAAACGGATCGCTGTTTATTCCGCCCATTGAAATACCCATTCCGTTCAGCAACCCGTCGGTAGTGCGGGCGGGTGATCTGGATGGTGACGGAAAAACAGATCTTGTGATCGGTTATTTTTCGGGAAGCAATATTACCGTGCTTCGCAATACCGGTTCGTTTGGTATGGTAAGTTTTGATCCTGCGGTGAATATTAACGTGGGCGCAATAAATCCGTCGAGTATTTATGTGCGTGATCTGGATGGAAACGGCAAGGCGGATATAGCCATTGGTTCGTACAACAGCGCAAACTTTTATACACTGCGCAATACAAGTGTGTCTGTAGGTTCAATTACGTTTGCAGCAATACAAACATTCTCTGCATCAACCGGCACCGTACAAAATATGGCACATGGCGATTTCAATATTGATGGCAGGCCCGATATGGTACTGGCCATGTCTGACAACCGTGTGCGGATATTCAACAACACATCTACCTCAGGCACAATCAGCTTTACACTGGCTACCACACTCACTTCGCTTTCGTCGTTTTCGTACTCGCCCATTTGCAACGATCTTGATGGCGACGGCCGCACGGATTTGGTGCTGGGCTATGTAAATACGCCTGAAATATCAATATGGGAAGCAACGGGCTCGTTCGGATTTGGTACACGTGTTGACTTTACGCCGCCCAACGGCACCGCATCGCTCAACGTAAGTGTGGGCGACTTTAATGCCGACGGGCGTCCGGATATTGCAGCCAGCGCGGTAGGTAATTTCATAAACATACTTACCAATACCATGAATGCGCTGGATCCCGAGCCTTCCACGGCGGCTTCCAACGTATCGGTATCGGGCATCACACAAACCAGCATGACGGTGAACTTTACGGCCGGCACCGGAGCCAACCGTCTGGTACTTGCCCGACAGGGAAGTGCAGTAACGAGCTTCCCGGTTGACGGAAACGGCTATACCGCCAACGCCACATTCGGTTCAGGCTCTGATTTGGGCGGCGGCACGTTTGTAGTATATAACGGCAACAGCAACTCGGTTACCATTACCGGCCTGCAGTCGAACACGCTTTATTACTTTTCTGTGGTTGAGTACAATGGTTCGAGTTGTACTTCAAACTACATGAGTACGCCAATTACAGCAAACAACCAGACGCTCAACACGCCGCCTACACTGAGCAGCATAAGCAACCCGGCAGCCATTTGCCGCAACTCGGGCCTGCAAACCGTAAACCTGAGCGGCATTGGCACAGGCTCGGTGAGTGAAACACAAACACTGAGCATCACCGCTACGTCAAACAACACCGCACTCATTCCCAACCCTACAGTCACTTACACCTCGCCCAACGCTACCGGCTCGCTTTCCTATACTCCGGTAACCAACGCCACAGGCACAGCCACCATTACGGTAACGGTAAACGACGGCGCCAGCAACAACAACACCTTTCAGCGCACCTTTGTGGTTACTGTAAACCAGCCGCCATCAACAGCCAACGCCGGGGTAACACAGTACATTTGTGCCAACGTGGCAAACCTTTCGGCCAACACGCCCGGCACCGGCACCGGCACGTGGTCAATCTTCTCTACCACCAACCCGGCCATAACCGTTGGCAATATCGGTAACGTAAACTCGCCCACCACCACACTCAGTGGTCTCAACACAAACGATAACGTGGTGCTTGCATGGACTATTTCCAATGCCCCCTGTGCTGCCTCGATTGATACGGTAACCATACGTCGTATTGCCTGCACGCTTCAGGCCAACTTTACCTGGTCGCCAACCACGCTGTGTGCATTAAACGCGTCAACCACAAACCAGATTTCATTCACCAACACTTCGGTAACTGCCAACCCAAGCCCGACGTGGACTTACAACTGGACTTTTGCAGGCCCCACCACACCCTCGCCTGCATCATCCACACAAGCCAACCCATCAAACATCACCTTTACCGGGCCGGGTTCATTTACAGTTACCCTCACTGCCAACGATGGCAGTGGTAACAGTGTATCCACACAAACCATCACCATAAATCCGTATCCGGCCACACCCGGAAGCATTACCGGACCTACATCGGTTTGTCAGGGTCAAACCAACGTGCCGTTTTCGGTAGTTCCGGTGGCTAATGCCACTACCTACAACTGGTCGCTGCCATCAGGAGCTACCATTGTGAGCGGAACGGGTACAAGTTCCATTCTGGTTAACTTCTCCAACTCGGCCACATCAAACTTCATTACCGTTAATGGTGTAAACAGTTGCGGCAACGGCGTATCGTCGGCACCGCTCAGTGTAACTGTGCTTCCGCTGCCTGCGGCCACCACGGTGGTTTCGGGGCCCACCTCAGTTTGTCAGGGACAAAACAATGTGGTGTTTGCCACATCAGCTGTAGCCAACGCCACGGGTTACACATGGACATTACCCGTGGGAGCTACTATTGTAAGCGGCAACAACACCAACAGCATTACGGTTAACTTCTCTACCGCCGCGCAATCGGGACCGGTGAATGTGGTGGCAACCAACAGTTGCGGCAGCGGCACCTCATCGGTAAACTTTAACCTTACGGTGAATCCGGTGCCGGGGGCTGCGGGTGTAATTACCAGTAATACGGCCGCAAGTGTGTGCCAGGGTGCAACGGGCGTAACCTACACGGTGCCCGCCATTGCAAGTGCCACCAGCTACAACTGGACTTTGCCTTCGGGCGCTACCATTGTAAGCGGCAACGGCACCAACAGCATTACGGTTGATTACAACAACCTGGCTGCTTCGGGCAACGTTACGGTGGCTGGTGTAAACAGCTGCGGCACGGGTGCCTCATCGTCGTTTGCGGTGACCACCAATCCGCTGCCGGGCAATGCAGGCGCAATACTTGGTACAGACACGGTGTGTCAGGGCCAGTTCAGTGTGAGCTATTTTGTAAGCAGCATTCCCAACGCATCAAGCTATGTGTGGACATTGCCGCCGGGTGCAAGCATAGTAAGCGGACAAGGGACCAACAGCATTACAGTTGATTTCTCGGCCTCGGCACAATCAGGACAGGTTACAGTAGCTGCTCAAAACGGCTGCGGCCTTGGCGTGGCTTCTGCGCCGCTTGGCGTAGTGGTGAATCCGCTGCCCGCCACACCCTCGAACATAGTTGGCAGCAGCACGGTTTGTCAGGGACAAAGCAGTGTGGTGTACAGCATTCTTCCGCTGGCCAATGCCACGGGTTATGTATGGACATTGCCTCCGGGCGCAACCATTGTAAGCGGCAACAACACCAACGCCATTACGGTTGATTTTTCTGAAACAGCGGTATCTGGTCCTGTACTGGTGTATGGCACCAATGCCTGCGGCAACGGACAATCGTCAGACACGCTTGTACTTACCGTAAATCCGCTGCCTGATGCAGCGGGAAACATCAGCGGCACTGCACTGGTGAACATCTGCCCCACGGCCACAGGCATCAGTTACAGCGTACCTGCTATTGCCAATGCAACATCGTATGTATGGACACTGCCCGCCGGCGCCACCATTGCCAGCGGCAACAACACCAGTGCCATTACTGTTGACTTTGCAGCAAACGCACAGCCGGGAGCGATTATGGTATATGGTCAGAATGCCTGCGGCAATGGCGACACGGCGATACTCAGCATCAGTTTTGCGCAGGTAACGCCTTCGGATATTTGTTTAGTAACTGTTGACTCCAACTCGCAATACAACCGCGTGGTGTGGGAAAAGCCGGTGGCCACAGATATTGACTCGTTCTACATTTTCCGTGAACTTACGGCCAACAACTATGTGCAGGTGGGTGCCGTGGATTATGACTCACTGAGTGTATTCATCGACTCGGTTTACACACCGCTGGCCAACCCGAACGTAACCTATCACCGATACAAAATTGCTTCGGTTGACTCATGCGGAAACCAGAGTACGCAAAGTGTCCATCACCGCACATTGTTCCTGCAATCAAACGTAGGTATTGGCGGTGTGGTAAACCTGAGCTGGAGCCAGTACGAAGGTGCAGTGGTGAGTTTCTACCGCATTCTGCGCGACAGTACCAATGCCGGGCAGTGGGAAGTAATTGACTCGGTATCGGGCAACAATACGCTTTACACCGATCCTACTCCGCCTATTTCGGCTTCTGTTACCAACATCCGCTACAAACTGCAAACCGTGTGGCTGGTTAGCTGTAATCCGACCCGCAACATTGTAACCTCAGAATCGAACCTGGGCGATGTGCCCCGGGCATTGATTTCGGTAGCTGAGTTTGAACTGGGCGGACAGGTATTTGCCTACCCGAATCCGTCGGACGGAAATGTGACTGTAACCTGTCCGTATTCCGAAACCGGCTACCGTATTGCGGTGTATGATGCCCCGGGCCGATTGGTTTACACACAGGATGTGGAAAGCCGCAACCTGAGCCGCGGGCAGAACCGTATTGATTTGCCGCTTGGTGGCCTGGCCTCAGGTACCTACTTCCTTGTGATGCAGGATGCCGGGGGGCGTTCGGCGCGGCTGAAGCTGGTGATACAACAGTAA
- a CDS encoding SOS response-associated peptidase yields MRYLLQTRQPHTAAFVFLPLTFACKPMCYKVANKATAAQLSTELDAEFDEAEKWQPETELSGFAHPALPVLTDGQTRKLELMRWGLIPHWASSLSQAEALRNQTLNARAETMLEKPSFRDVALTQRCIIPVTGFYEWQTSGRTKTPYFLQPASGNFFLLGGLYSTWAHRETGELIRSFSIVTVPANALMAEIHNTKQRMPLILTPETTGAWTNPGLAANSLPQLCVPCSEALMRAENLNGDTQISLF; encoded by the coding sequence TTGAGATACCTTTTACAAACGCGGCAGCCACACACTGCCGCGTTTGTGTTTTTGCCGCTTACCTTTGCCTGCAAGCCCATGTGTTACAAAGTAGCCAACAAAGCCACCGCCGCGCAGCTCAGCACCGAGCTGGATGCCGAGTTTGACGAAGCCGAAAAATGGCAGCCCGAAACGGAGCTGAGCGGCTTTGCGCATCCGGCTTTGCCTGTACTTACAGATGGCCAAACGCGCAAACTTGAACTTATGCGCTGGGGCTTGATTCCGCACTGGGCAAGCAGCCTTTCGCAGGCTGAAGCACTGCGTAATCAAACACTGAATGCGCGGGCTGAAACGATGCTTGAAAAGCCCTCGTTTCGTGATGTGGCGCTTACACAGCGTTGTATAATACCCGTTACCGGCTTTTATGAATGGCAAACCAGCGGCCGCACCAAAACGCCCTATTTTCTGCAACCCGCCTCCGGAAACTTCTTTCTGCTGGGCGGTTTGTACAGTACGTGGGCACACCGCGAAACCGGAGAACTCATCCGTTCGTTTTCTATTGTTACCGTGCCCGCCAATGCCCTCATGGCCGAAATACACAACACCAAACAACGAATGCCCCTCATTCTAACGCCCGAAACGACCGGTGCATGGACTAATCCCGGTTTAGCGGCCAACAGCCTACCACAACTTTGCGTGCCCTGTTCCGAGGCGTTGATGCGGGCTGAAAATCTGAATGGCGACACACAAATAAGCCTTTTTTAA
- a CDS encoding acyl-CoA carboxylase subunit beta: MTDKLNTLREKTEQAMLGGGQKRIDAQHKKGKLTARERLHFLLDEGTFEEIGMLVTHRATDFGLDKEKYLGDGVVTGYGNVNGRLVYVFSQDFTVFGGSLSETHAEKICRIMDLAMKNGAPVIGLNDSGGARIQEGVVSLGGYADIFYRNTLASGVIPQLSAIMGPCAGGAVYSPAITDFILMVENTSYMFVTGPNVVKTVTHEEVTSEELGGAMTHASKSGVTHFACENEIACIQHIRALLSYMPQNCEEEAPFVPYESGNEKREVLNGIIPANPNQPYDIREVIAEVIDADSFLEVHKHFAENIVVGFARLAGRSIGIVANQPAVLAGVLDIHASTKAARFVRFCDSFNIPLLVFEDVPGFLPGTDQEWNAIITNGAKLLYAFCEATVPRITVITRKAYGGAYDVMNSKHIGADMNYAWPTAEIAVMGAKGAAEIIFKNEIAAAEDAAAKWKEKETEYTEMFANPYRAAERGYVDEVIEPSQTREKLIRAFAMLQNKADKLPPKKHGNIPL, encoded by the coding sequence ATGACTGATAAACTCAACACGCTCCGCGAAAAAACCGAACAGGCCATGCTTGGCGGCGGACAAAAACGCATTGATGCCCAGCATAAAAAAGGCAAACTCACCGCACGTGAACGTCTTCACTTCCTGCTCGACGAAGGCACTTTCGAAGAAATTGGCATGCTCGTAACGCATCGCGCCACCGATTTCGGCCTTGATAAAGAAAAGTACCTTGGCGATGGTGTGGTAACCGGCTACGGCAACGTAAACGGCCGTCTGGTATATGTGTTTTCGCAGGACTTTACCGTCTTTGGCGGCTCGCTTTCCGAAACACATGCCGAAAAAATCTGCCGCATCATGGATCTCGCCATGAAAAACGGCGCCCCGGTCATCGGCCTCAACGATTCGGGCGGAGCGCGCATTCAGGAAGGCGTCGTATCGCTGGGCGGTTATGCCGATATTTTTTACCGCAACACACTCGCTTCGGGCGTTATTCCGCAGCTTTCGGCCATCATGGGCCCTTGCGCGGGTGGTGCAGTATATTCGCCGGCCATTACCGATTTTATTCTCATGGTCGAGAATACTTCCTACATGTTTGTAACCGGTCCCAATGTGGTAAAAACGGTTACGCACGAGGAAGTGACTTCTGAGGAACTTGGCGGCGCCATGACACACGCCTCCAAATCAGGCGTTACCCATTTTGCCTGCGAAAACGAAATTGCCTGCATTCAGCACATCCGCGCGCTGCTCAGCTACATGCCGCAAAACTGCGAGGAAGAAGCGCCTTTTGTACCTTATGAAAGCGGCAACGAAAAGCGCGAAGTGCTCAACGGCATCATTCCCGCCAATCCCAACCAGCCTTACGATATTCGTGAAGTAATTGCCGAGGTAATTGATGCCGACAGCTTCCTCGAAGTGCACAAGCACTTTGCCGAGAACATCGTGGTGGGCTTTGCGCGTCTTGCCGGACGCAGCATTGGCATTGTGGCCAACCAGCCTGCCGTGCTGGCCGGTGTGCTCGATATTCATGCATCCACCAAAGCCGCGCGCTTTGTCCGTTTCTGCGATTCGTTCAATATTCCCCTGCTCGTGTTTGAAGATGTGCCGGGCTTCCTGCCGGGAACCGATCAGGAGTGGAATGCCATTATTACCAACGGAGCCAAACTGCTTTACGCATTCTGCGAAGCCACCGTGCCGCGCATTACCGTAATCACACGCAAAGCCTACGGCGGGGCGTATGACGTAATGAACTCCAAACACATTGGCGCCGATATGAACTACGCCTGGCCCACGGCCGAAATTGCCGTAATGGGTGCAAAAGGCGCAGCCGAAATCATCTTCAAAAACGAAATCGCCGCTGCCGAAGATGCTGCCGCCAAGTGGAAAGAAAAAGAAACCGAATACACCGAAATGTTTGCCAATCCCTACCGCGCCGCCGAGCGTGGCTATGTGGACGAAGTAATCGAGCCTTCGCAAACACGCGAAAAACTCATCCGCGCGTTCGCCATGCTGCAGAACAAGGCCGATAAACTTCCGCCCAAAAAGCACGGTAACATTCCGCTGTAA
- a CDS encoding response regulator transcription factor: MSHRSVVIVDDHKLFSSALAELVGRFDRYEVLYQVHSGRDLLDRFSSPRNIPDVVLLDINMPGMDGFETAARLREKYEDVKVLAVSMHNDEESVVRMIRAGARGYVLKDAQPDELRIALDTLCERGVYYSEMVTSHLVNAITHDRTPEALAKEKGLTPRELEFLKYACSELTYKEIADRMNLSIRTVDGHREALFDKLDVRSRVGLVLYAISHRIVML, from the coding sequence ATGTCTCACCGCTCCGTAGTTATTGTTGACGATCACAAACTTTTCAGCAGCGCCCTGGCCGAACTTGTTGGCCGTTTTGACCGGTACGAAGTGCTCTATCAGGTACACAGCGGCCGCGATCTGCTCGACCGTTTTTCATCGCCCCGCAATATTCCCGATGTGGTGCTGCTCGATATTAATATGCCCGGCATGGATGGCTTTGAAACCGCCGCACGCCTGCGCGAAAAATATGAAGACGTAAAAGTGCTCGCCGTATCCATGCACAACGACGAGGAATCTGTGGTGCGCATGATCCGTGCCGGCGCGCGTGGCTATGTGCTTAAAGATGCCCAGCCCGACGAGCTTCGCATTGCGCTCGATACACTTTGCGAACGCGGCGTGTATTATTCCGAAATGGTCACTTCGCATCTCGTCAATGCCATCACGCACGACCGTACGCCCGAAGCACTGGCCAAAGAAAAAGGCCTCACCCCCCGCGAACTTGAATTTCTCAAATACGCCTGCTCCGAACTCACCTACAAGGAAATTGCCGACCGCATGAACCTCAGCATCCGCACCGTTGACGGTCACCGCGAAGCACTTTTCGATAAGCTCGACGTACGCAGCCGCGTGGGGCTTGTACTCTACGCCATCTCCCACCGTATCGTCATGCTGTAA